A single window of Cloacibacillus sp. DNA harbors:
- a CDS encoding DUF3100 domain-containing protein — protein MDIVDKAIRNWKLHGLALLFVIIAELIGAKKYQLGPGLIVLVPLLYSFALGALCGIKKLNILSRDDMVEASSLVGVTFFLLMARYGTLVGPNFWKVVETGPALVLQEFGNIGTVFFGVPLAVFLGLRREAIGAAFSNAREPNIAIIGEKYGLDTPEGRGVMGVYITGTIFGAVFCSLLSSMIASIVSFFSPQALAMATGTGSAGMMTAALAPLLEMYPDIKDELTALAAASNMLLGLDGVYLCVFLSLPLSNWLVKKLGVNDPPSVPPEKKTNA, from the coding sequence ATGGATATTGTCGATAAGGCAATACGTAACTGGAAGCTCCATGGGCTGGCGCTGCTCTTTGTGATCATCGCCGAACTCATAGGGGCGAAAAAGTATCAGCTTGGCCCTGGGCTCATTGTTCTTGTTCCTCTGCTTTATTCTTTTGCCCTGGGTGCGCTGTGCGGAATCAAAAAGCTTAATATCCTCTCCCGCGACGACATGGTCGAAGCCTCTTCGCTTGTAGGTGTGACCTTCTTTCTGCTGATGGCGCGCTACGGCACGCTTGTCGGACCGAACTTTTGGAAGGTTGTGGAAACCGGCCCCGCCCTTGTCCTGCAGGAATTTGGCAACATTGGGACCGTATTCTTCGGAGTCCCGCTCGCTGTTTTCCTTGGCCTCCGGCGCGAGGCGATCGGTGCGGCCTTCTCTAACGCACGCGAACCGAATATCGCCATCATCGGAGAAAAATACGGCCTTGACACTCCCGAAGGGCGCGGCGTTATGGGTGTCTATATCACGGGAACGATCTTCGGCGCGGTATTTTGCAGCCTTCTCTCTTCTATGATTGCTTCGATCGTATCCTTCTTCAGCCCCCAGGCGCTGGCGATGGCGACTGGGACCGGAAGCGCCGGCATGATGACCGCCGCCCTCGCCCCTCTTCTTGAGATGTACCCGGATATCAAGGATGAGCTCACGGCTCTCGCGGCAGCAAGCAATATGCTTTTAGGTCTTGACGGAGTTTATCTGTGTGTATTCCTGAGCCTGCCGCTGTCGAACTGGCTGGTCAAAAAACTCGGCGTCAACGACCCTCCCAGCGTGCCGCCGGAGAAAAAGACGAATGCGTAA
- a CDS encoding amidohydrolase gives MMEKTELKKLLCDAVDSVRCEVGAFAEDIAAHPELGFFERRTSQKLSEALSGLGLDVKEGLALTGLRADLDGGAPGSRVALIGELDGIVCRQHPQADPDDGASHSCGHNLQISAVYAAAAALVKSGLMKELAGSVSLIGVPAEEFIEVGRRTEMRERGEIVYYGGKQELVRLGVFDDVDMAMMVHAGDDQPNPSFVIPEGGNGFRIFMLRYEGRQAHAAAAPHLGVNALYAAVAGINAVNALRETFRDEDHIRVHYIITKGGDSVNSVPDDVRLEGYVRAGNADKIDETFDKVIRAFRAGGEALGAKCHVRSIAGYMPLDTSKELNGIFAENADALVGADNVTRGAYFSASTDLGDLAHLLPAIQPMAGGTVGALHSKDFKVVDFDAAVLLPAKAMLMTVADLLCDGAKLAKRVSENFKPVYTKEEYLAVLNRKFFSE, from the coding sequence ATGATGGAAAAAACAGAATTGAAAAAATTGCTTTGTGACGCCGTAGACTCCGTAAGATGCGAAGTCGGGGCATTTGCGGAAGATATCGCGGCGCACCCCGAGCTGGGCTTTTTTGAGAGGCGTACGTCACAGAAGCTGAGCGAAGCGCTGAGTGGACTGGGGCTTGATGTGAAAGAGGGATTGGCTCTCACCGGGCTGCGCGCTGATCTTGACGGAGGCGCTCCGGGGTCGCGCGTGGCTCTGATCGGCGAGCTGGACGGTATCGTCTGCCGCCAGCATCCTCAGGCTGATCCCGATGATGGGGCCTCCCACAGCTGTGGCCATAATTTGCAGATATCCGCGGTCTACGCGGCGGCGGCGGCGCTGGTGAAGAGCGGGCTGATGAAGGAGCTCGCCGGTTCCGTCTCCCTTATCGGAGTTCCGGCGGAAGAATTTATCGAAGTCGGGCGGCGTACTGAGATGCGCGAGCGCGGTGAGATCGTCTACTACGGAGGCAAACAGGAGCTCGTGCGGCTTGGGGTCTTTGACGACGTGGACATGGCGATGATGGTTCACGCCGGCGACGACCAGCCGAACCCCTCGTTCGTAATACCGGAGGGAGGCAACGGCTTCCGTATCTTCATGCTGCGCTACGAGGGACGGCAGGCGCACGCGGCGGCGGCTCCGCATCTTGGTGTGAATGCGCTGTACGCGGCCGTCGCGGGCATAAACGCCGTTAACGCTTTGCGTGAGACCTTCCGTGACGAGGATCATATCCGCGTTCACTACATCATCACGAAGGGCGGCGATTCAGTGAACAGCGTGCCGGACGACGTCCGTCTCGAAGGATATGTCCGTGCGGGCAATGCTGACAAAATAGACGAGACCTTCGACAAGGTCATTCGCGCCTTCAGGGCGGGCGGCGAAGCGCTCGGCGCTAAGTGCCACGTTAGGAGTATCGCCGGATATATGCCCCTTGATACCTCCAAAGAGCTGAACGGGATATTCGCGGAAAATGCAGATGCCCTCGTCGGCGCGGACAACGTCACCCGCGGAGCCTATTTCTCTGCCTCAACTGACTTGGGAGATCTGGCTCATCTGCTGCCGGCGATACAGCCGATGGCAGGAGGAACCGTGGGAGCGCTGCACTCAAAGGACTTTAAAGTCGTTGATTTCGACGCGGCCGTCCTGCTCCCGGCCAAGGCCATGCTTATGACCGTGGCAGACCTTTTATGCGACGGCGCGAAGCTGGCGAAGAGGGTCTCAGAGAACTTCAAACCCGTCTATACAAAGGAAGAGTACCTTGCGGTGCTGAACCGCAAATTCTTTTCCGAGTAA
- a CDS encoding ABC transporter ATP-binding protein, with product MADTILKTEDVMIKFGGLTAVSGFTIEVERGSITSLIGPNGAGKTTCFNIITGFYKPTSGRVIFDGEDITSLEPHIVCKTGIARTFQNIRLFTGGTVLQNVMTACWLRQKAPWWSAPLYLPIFRREEREIRGRSMELLEAVGLDKLAGEIATGLPYGAQRRLEIARALATGPKLLLLDEPVAGMNPQESQELMDFIRSIRDRFKVTILMIEHDMKVVMGVSEWIRVLDYGQLIAEGTPAEIRANPKVIEAYLGKEAVAGGEGIRVPAPEGKLETSPDGETEEK from the coding sequence ATGGCTGATACGATACTGAAGACCGAGGACGTCATGATCAAGTTCGGCGGCCTCACCGCCGTCAGCGGCTTTACGATAGAGGTCGAGCGGGGCTCGATAACGAGCCTGATCGGCCCCAACGGCGCGGGAAAGACCACCTGTTTTAACATAATCACCGGTTTCTATAAGCCGACCTCCGGACGCGTGATATTTGACGGCGAGGATATCACGTCGCTGGAGCCGCATATTGTCTGCAAGACCGGTATCGCGCGCACCTTCCAGAACATCCGCCTTTTCACCGGCGGCACCGTGCTGCAGAATGTCATGACCGCCTGCTGGTTGCGGCAGAAGGCTCCCTGGTGGAGCGCGCCGCTTTACCTGCCGATATTCCGCCGCGAGGAGCGCGAGATACGCGGGCGCTCCATGGAGTTGCTTGAGGCTGTGGGGCTTGACAAGCTTGCGGGCGAGATCGCCACAGGGCTGCCCTACGGCGCGCAGCGGCGGCTGGAGATAGCGCGCGCCCTCGCGACCGGCCCTAAGCTGCTGCTGCTCGACGAACCAGTGGCGGGCATGAACCCGCAGGAGAGTCAGGAGCTGATGGATTTTATAAGAAGTATACGTGACCGGTTCAAGGTTACCATCCTAATGATAGAACATGACATGAAGGTAGTTATGGGCGTCTCCGAGTGGATACGCGTGCTTGACTACGGCCAGCTTATCGCCGAGGGGACGCCGGCGGAGATCCGCGCCAACCCGAAGGTCATCGAGGCCTATCTCGGTAAAGAGGCCGTCGCGGGTGGCGAAGGCATCCGCGTGCCGGCCCCCGAAGGTAAACTGGAAACTTCGCCTGACGGCGAAACGGAGGAAAAATAG
- a CDS encoding ABC transporter substrate-binding protein, translated as MKLTKKLAVAFSLVLVTAGMAMAAETVKIGVYLPITGGNAIGGQLELDGVKLAHQQYPTVDGKKIELVVVDNKSDKVESANAVKRLIEKDKVRAIIGTYGSSLAMAGGEVAEKAGIPMVGTSCTNPLVTQGKKYVFRVCFIDPFQGAGAADYALKELKAKSAAMLIEVTEDYSVGLGNFFKQNFTKNGGKIVSMMNYQKGDQDFTAQLTEIISKNPDVLYIPANFAEGAIIMRQARELGAKFSILGGDAMDNPEMVKIGGDSVEGFSYTTFAYSPNMAEKLMSPIQKQFTAQWRKAFPGKDPAALTGCGYDAYLLIYNAIKNAKSTDPEKITAAIASTKDMPGVTGTTTINKTHDAEKSVGIIKIENGRQVFHAIVNPK; from the coding sequence ATGAAGTTAACCAAGAAATTGGCAGTGGCTTTTTCATTGGTGCTCGTCACGGCAGGAATGGCGATGGCGGCGGAGACGGTGAAGATCGGCGTCTATCTTCCTATTACCGGCGGAAACGCCATCGGCGGACAGCTTGAGCTCGACGGAGTTAAGCTTGCGCATCAGCAGTACCCGACGGTGGACGGCAAGAAGATCGAACTTGTCGTCGTCGACAACAAGAGCGACAAGGTAGAATCGGCGAACGCAGTCAAGCGCCTAATTGAGAAGGACAAGGTGCGTGCGATAATCGGAACCTACGGATCGTCCCTCGCGATGGCCGGCGGCGAAGTGGCGGAGAAGGCCGGCATCCCGATGGTCGGTACCTCATGCACGAACCCGCTCGTAACGCAGGGGAAAAAATATGTCTTCCGCGTCTGCTTTATCGACCCCTTCCAGGGCGCAGGCGCCGCTGACTACGCGCTCAAGGAGCTGAAGGCGAAGAGCGCCGCGATGCTCATCGAGGTCACCGAGGACTACAGCGTCGGACTCGGCAACTTCTTCAAGCAGAACTTTACGAAGAACGGCGGCAAGATCGTTTCCATGATGAACTACCAGAAGGGCGACCAGGACTTCACCGCGCAGCTGACGGAGATCATCAGCAAAAATCCCGACGTGCTTTACATCCCCGCCAACTTCGCGGAGGGCGCGATCATCATGCGCCAGGCGCGCGAACTCGGCGCGAAGTTCAGCATCCTTGGCGGCGACGCGATGGACAACCCCGAAATGGTCAAGATCGGCGGCGACTCTGTCGAGGGCTTCAGCTATACGACTTTCGCCTACTCGCCCAACATGGCCGAAAAGCTCATGAGCCCCATTCAGAAACAGTTCACGGCACAGTGGCGCAAAGCCTTCCCCGGCAAAGACCCCGCGGCCTTAACCGGATGCGGCTATGACGCCTACCTGCTCATCTACAACGCGATCAAAAACGCTAAGAGCACCGATCCCGAAAAGATCACGGCAGCCATCGCCTCCACGAAGGATATGCCCGGCGTAACGGGAACGACGACGATCAACAAGACGCACGACGCCGAAAAATCGGTCGGTATCATCAAGATCGAAAATGGCAGGCAGGTCTTCCACGCGATCGTCAACCCCAAGTAA
- a CDS encoding branched-chain amino acid ABC transporter permease, whose translation MTFDMMVQHFFNALMLGSLYGLIAIGYTMVYGILRLINFAHGDIFMISTYFVFLAITVMHLPWIPAVLLSILATAVFGVMIDRVAYQPLRNAPRISALISAIGVSFFIENLCLVIFTGVPKPMPRFEPLVRVMTLGNVRILPLAIFVPIISFILVGALLWMLYRTKPGLAMRAISRDIETTRLMGVKVDRIIALTFAIGSALAACAGIMWALRYPQIHPFMGVFPGLKAFIAAVLGGIGSVQGAMIGGLLLGFMEIMLVAFFPALSGYRDAFAFVLLILILFYKPTGLMGEKLEDKI comes from the coding sequence ATGACTTTTGATATGATGGTCCAGCATTTTTTCAACGCGCTGATGCTGGGCAGCCTTTACGGCCTTATCGCCATCGGTTATACGATGGTTTACGGCATTCTGCGCCTCATCAACTTCGCCCACGGCGATATCTTTATGATCAGCACCTATTTTGTCTTTCTTGCCATTACGGTCATGCATCTGCCCTGGATACCGGCGGTGCTGCTCTCCATTCTGGCCACCGCGGTATTCGGCGTCATGATCGACCGCGTCGCCTATCAGCCGCTGCGCAACGCGCCGCGCATCTCGGCACTCATCTCGGCGATCGGCGTCTCCTTCTTCATTGAAAATCTCTGCCTGGTCATCTTCACGGGTGTGCCGAAGCCGATGCCGCGCTTTGAGCCGCTTGTACGCGTCATGACTCTGGGCAACGTCCGCATCCTGCCGCTAGCGATATTTGTCCCGATAATCTCCTTCATCCTCGTAGGCGCGCTGCTCTGGATGCTCTACCGCACGAAGCCGGGGCTCGCGATGCGCGCCATCTCGCGCGACATTGAGACGACGCGTCTCATGGGCGTCAAGGTCGACCGCATCATCGCGCTCACCTTTGCCATCGGCTCGGCGCTCGCGGCCTGCGCCGGCATCATGTGGGCGCTGCGCTATCCACAGATACATCCCTTCATGGGAGTCTTTCCCGGCCTCAAGGCCTTCATCGCCGCGGTCCTCGGCGGCATCGGTTCCGTGCAGGGGGCGATGATCGGCGGCCTTCTGCTGGGCTTCATGGAGATTATGCTCGTCGCCTTTTTCCCGGCGCTCTCCGGCTACCGCGACGCCTTCGCCTTCGTCCTGCTCATCCTGATACTCTTCTATAAGCCGACCGGGTTGATGGGCGAGAAGCTGGAGGATAAGATATGA
- a CDS encoding M13 family metallopeptidase translates to MIRSWTGAFKCALLLAAAFFCAAGGAEAAWVNSDIADFPAGAKAPAYRDDFHRAVNHDWLSKVKIRKGEASVDSFSERSDEVEAQIKKLFKDRSLNSHEAALVQKFHGMLRDWKSRDRLGIEPVMPYVKRIEDIKDMEGLTAYLTDSRVPHFGSRLFNVGVTEDNRDATNYTVEIAPTELLLADADEYRAKVLSPYAKRRKAANDEYIVKLLQKAGYDRNRAEAMNEGLFRVENKLAAQAMGLKELYSPEALAAIYNVRTKEQLARASGNFPLTAVIDSLGYGDSREFVLTEPKWLDSMNELYRPENLEDIKSYLITMTLFSTARLLDHEAYDLSVERGNAVMGSSGVIPDDKYAYKMVSAYLGEPLGRLYVGRYADPRTKVRIEEFIAKVVDYYRNMLHGESWLSESTRNKAISKLDNLTVRVSHPDKWEDFSALDFKDTKDGGNLVEAVAAIADFERLRDVKRVNTKVDKSEWPLNPQEVNACYSANDNSINIPIGILGGAFYSPKGGEEELLGGIGMIIGHEITHAFDTNGSQFDENGNFVNWWTEADRKAFDKRAKKISDYFSTLEVLPGVKADGEQVLGEAIADLGGLSCVTAIGRGVPGFDFSEFFKAYAKLWRNRKTKEAEEQRIKEDVHPLSYLRTNVNVQQIPEFYTAFGVKPGDGMYLAPEERIALW, encoded by the coding sequence ATGATCAGATCATGGACCGGCGCATTTAAGTGCGCTCTGTTACTCGCCGCCGCGTTTTTCTGCGCTGCCGGCGGCGCGGAGGCGGCGTGGGTCAATTCGGACATCGCCGATTTTCCCGCCGGCGCGAAGGCGCCCGCATACCGCGACGATTTTCACCGCGCGGTGAACCACGACTGGCTTTCGAAGGTTAAGATACGCAAGGGAGAGGCCAGCGTCGACTCTTTTTCGGAGAGGTCGGACGAGGTGGAGGCGCAGATAAAGAAACTGTTCAAAGACCGTTCGCTGAACAGCCACGAGGCGGCGCTGGTGCAGAAATTTCACGGCATGCTGCGCGACTGGAAGAGCCGCGATCGTCTGGGGATAGAACCGGTGATGCCATACGTCAAACGCATCGAGGACATCAAAGATATGGAGGGGCTGACAGCCTACCTGACCGACAGCCGTGTTCCGCACTTTGGCTCACGGCTCTTCAACGTCGGAGTGACGGAGGACAACCGCGACGCGACAAACTACACGGTGGAGATCGCCCCGACGGAGCTGCTGCTGGCGGACGCCGACGAGTACCGGGCAAAGGTGCTGAGTCCATACGCAAAGCGCCGCAAGGCGGCTAACGATGAATACATCGTTAAGCTGCTGCAAAAGGCGGGATACGACAGAAACCGGGCCGAGGCGATGAACGAGGGGCTCTTCCGCGTCGAGAATAAACTCGCGGCGCAGGCTATGGGGCTTAAGGAGCTCTATTCGCCGGAGGCACTGGCCGCCATTTATAACGTGCGGACAAAGGAACAGCTGGCCAGGGCTTCGGGCAATTTTCCGCTTACGGCGGTAATCGACTCGCTGGGTTACGGTGACAGCCGCGAGTTCGTCCTCACGGAGCCAAAATGGCTCGACTCCATGAACGAACTCTACCGCCCGGAGAACCTTGAAGACATAAAAAGTTACCTCATCACCATGACACTGTTTTCAACGGCTAGGCTGCTGGACCATGAGGCATACGATTTGAGCGTGGAGCGTGGAAACGCAGTGATGGGCAGCAGCGGCGTGATCCCGGATGACAAGTACGCCTACAAAATGGTCTCAGCCTACCTCGGAGAACCGCTCGGCAGGCTATACGTGGGAAGATACGCCGACCCCAGGACAAAGGTCCGGATCGAAGAATTTATTGCGAAGGTGGTCGATTATTACCGGAACATGCTGCATGGCGAGAGCTGGCTGTCGGAGAGCACGCGAAACAAGGCAATAAGCAAGCTCGACAATCTTACGGTGCGCGTATCCCATCCCGATAAGTGGGAGGATTTTTCAGCGCTGGACTTTAAGGATACGAAAGATGGAGGCAATCTAGTGGAAGCTGTCGCCGCCATCGCCGATTTTGAACGTCTGCGTGACGTCAAGCGGGTAAATACAAAGGTGGATAAGAGCGAATGGCCCCTCAATCCGCAGGAGGTCAATGCTTGCTATTCGGCCAATGACAACTCGATCAACATCCCCATCGGCATTCTTGGCGGTGCCTTCTATTCGCCCAAGGGCGGCGAAGAGGAATTGCTCGGAGGTATCGGCATGATAATCGGGCACGAGATAACCCACGCCTTCGACACAAACGGCTCGCAGTTCGATGAGAACGGCAACTTCGTCAACTGGTGGACGGAGGCGGACCGCAAAGCCTTCGATAAACGCGCGAAGAAGATCAGCGACTACTTCTCCACGCTGGAGGTTCTGCCAGGAGTGAAGGCCGACGGCGAGCAGGTGCTCGGCGAGGCGATCGCCGACCTAGGCGGCCTCTCCTGCGTGACGGCAATCGGCCGCGGCGTGCCGGGATTTGATTTTTCAGAGTTTTTCAAAGCCTACGCCAAACTGTGGCGCAACCGCAAGACCAAGGAGGCGGAGGAACAACGTATAAAAGAGGACGTCCACCCGCTTTCCTATCTGCGCACAAATGTAAACGTCCAGCAGATACCGGAGTTTTACACCGCCTTCGGCGTCAAGCCCGGCGACGGCATGTACCTCGCGCCGGAAGAGAGGATCGCGCTCTGGTAG
- a CDS encoding ABC transporter ATP-binding protein → MLKVENLSVNYGGIQALRGISLDVPVGRIVTLIGANGAGKSSTLRAIAGLVRNKSGSVTWKEKHLLGLNPEHVLERGIALCPEGRRIFPHLTVLENLKLGGYSCKNREEEDAGIERAFSLFPRLRERSWQKGGTLSGGEQQMLAVGRALMSDPELIMFDEPSMGLAPILVEEVFGIIERINQEGKTVLLVEQNAFAALKIADYAYVLEVGEITLQGPGEELLRDPRVVSAYLGG, encoded by the coding sequence ATGCTTAAAGTAGAAAACCTCTCCGTAAATTATGGCGGCATACAGGCGCTGCGCGGCATATCCCTCGACGTGCCGGTAGGCAGGATCGTCACGCTGATCGGCGCGAACGGCGCGGGCAAGAGCAGTACGCTGCGCGCGATCGCGGGGCTGGTGCGGAACAAAAGCGGCAGTGTCACCTGGAAGGAGAAGCACCTGCTGGGGCTCAACCCCGAACATGTCCTTGAACGCGGCATCGCGCTCTGTCCCGAGGGACGCCGGATATTTCCGCATCTCACCGTGCTGGAGAACCTCAAGCTCGGCGGCTACAGCTGCAAGAACAGGGAAGAGGAGGATGCCGGGATCGAACGCGCCTTCTCTCTGTTTCCGCGCCTGCGCGAACGCTCCTGGCAGAAGGGCGGTACCCTCTCCGGCGGCGAACAGCAGATGCTGGCCGTCGGACGCGCGCTGATGAGCGACCCGGAGCTGATAATGTTCGACGAACCCTCGATGGGGCTTGCGCCGATACTCGTCGAAGAGGTCTTCGGCATTATCGAACGTATAAACCAAGAGGGAAAGACGGTGCTGCTAGTCGAGCAGAACGCCTTCGCGGCGCTCAAGATCGCCGACTACGCCTATGTTCTTGAGGTGGGGGAGATCACCCTTCAGGGGCCCGGCGAAGAGCTGCTACGCGACCCGCGCGTCGTCAGCGCCTACCTAGGCGGATAG
- a CDS encoding DUF340 domain-containing protein, giving the protein MKYRQMVSFLLIYGFLSLVGNMVAARAYQGGAGSAISAMVEALPGFFSLFAIIAGGVIIAHFMPWKGLPAVAYIVTLGCLVTVPGFPGAEQITAWVSKVSFIGLCTPILAYAGLAVGKDFGELRKQGWKIVVVGLFVFVGTFVGSAVIAEIILRMMH; this is encoded by the coding sequence ATGAAATATCGTCAGATGGTGTCATTCTTATTAATATACGGCTTCCTGTCGCTTGTCGGCAACATGGTCGCCGCGAGAGCCTATCAGGGTGGAGCTGGTTCGGCGATCTCAGCGATGGTTGAGGCGCTGCCTGGATTTTTCTCCCTGTTCGCGATTATCGCAGGCGGCGTGATCATCGCCCATTTCATGCCATGGAAGGGGCTTCCTGCCGTCGCCTACATCGTTACCCTGGGATGCCTGGTCACAGTTCCCGGTTTCCCCGGCGCGGAGCAGATAACCGCCTGGGTGTCTAAAGTCAGTTTCATTGGTCTCTGTACGCCGATACTTGCCTATGCCGGACTCGCGGTTGGCAAAGACTTCGGAGAGCTTAGGAAGCAGGGCTGGAAGATCGTCGTAGTTGGACTTTTCGTCTTTGTAGGGACTTTCGTCGGTTCGGCTGTCATCGCCGAAATCATCCTGCGCATGATGCACTAA
- a CDS encoding M20 family metallopeptidase, with protein sequence MSKEAFSRAQSYITEKAGEMAVFSDYLAAHPELSEEEYETSRMMADKLREAGFAVEYPYIGLPTAFIGKKISPDGESSGRPVVAVMVEYDALPEIGHACGHNLHGTMALYAGMAIGEAMGDLVGELRVVGTPAEETDGAKIRMADEGVFDDVDFAIMFHSFAGESFADYRSLGIDGLDFTFTGQTSHSAASPWRGRSAQSGMLLFIDALNMLRIHMHDYCRLAAYITEVKGAVNIIPDRAVCRVEARAPEQSIQRELTAAVLECARGAAIATRTEVSWKNFEGSFAPMLPNLTAEKLAEETMVEYGVICTKGHPATGSTDVGNVSYRCPAIQPEFAITPRSLDLHTREFAAATTAEEGHEALVKGARVIADICLKVFTDDDLRKKIKAEFEAAKR encoded by the coding sequence ATGTCAAAAGAGGCATTCAGCCGGGCGCAAAGCTATATCACGGAGAAAGCCGGCGAGATGGCGGTTTTCTCCGATTATCTCGCAGCTCATCCCGAGCTGTCGGAAGAGGAGTATGAGACAAGCCGCATGATGGCGGACAAGCTCCGCGAGGCGGGATTCGCCGTCGAATACCCCTATATTGGGCTGCCCACCGCCTTTATCGGGAAGAAGATCTCTCCCGACGGAGAGTCCTCCGGCAGGCCGGTCGTCGCGGTGATGGTCGAGTACGACGCGCTGCCGGAGATCGGACACGCCTGCGGCCATAATCTGCACGGAACAATGGCGCTCTACGCCGGTATGGCAATAGGCGAAGCGATGGGGGACCTCGTCGGCGAGCTGCGCGTCGTCGGCACCCCGGCGGAGGAGACTGACGGCGCGAAGATACGTATGGCCGACGAGGGCGTATTTGACGACGTTGATTTCGCAATAATGTTCCACTCCTTCGCGGGAGAGAGTTTCGCCGACTACCGTTCTCTCGGCATCGACGGGCTGGATTTCACCTTTACGGGGCAGACCTCGCACTCGGCGGCCTCCCCCTGGCGCGGCCGAAGCGCCCAGAGCGGGATGCTGCTCTTCATCGACGCGCTGAATATGCTGCGCATCCACATGCACGACTACTGCCGTCTCGCCGCCTACATTACGGAGGTCAAGGGCGCGGTGAACATCATCCCTGACCGCGCCGTATGCCGCGTCGAGGCGCGCGCCCCGGAGCAGAGCATACAGCGCGAGCTGACCGCCGCCGTGCTGGAATGCGCGCGCGGCGCGGCGATCGCGACGCGCACCGAAGTAAGCTGGAAGAATTTCGAGGGCAGCTTCGCGCCGATGCTGCCGAACCTCACGGCAGAAAAGCTAGCAGAGGAGACGATGGTGGAGTATGGCGTCATCTGCACAAAGGGACACCCCGCAACCGGTTCTACCGACGTCGGCAACGTCTCATACCGCTGCCCCGCGATACAGCCGGAATTCGCGATAACGCCGCGCAGCCTTGATCTCCACACGCGGGAATTCGCCGCGGCGACCACCGCGGAGGAGGGACACGAGGCTCTCGTCAAAGGCGCACGCGTCATCGCCGATATCTGTCTGAAGGTATTCACCGACGATGACCTGAGAAAAAAGATAAAAGCGGAATTTGAGGCGGCGAAGAGATAA
- a CDS encoding branched-chain amino acid ABC transporter permease: MMKNSKKLILNALSLGLLALFLWWAQGNLDGYKIQVLNLIAVNAILAISLNLIYGFTGMFSLAHAGFMAIGAYVTAILILPAAQKEMMYILEPMMWPFSVMHAPFFIAVIAGGLVAAFVGLLMALPCLKLGGDYLGIATLGFGEIIRVLFTNMTPVTNGALGLKGIPAYANLGWNYFWCVITCYVIIKLLSSNFGNTLRAVRDDEVAAKAMGINTFRTKTISFVVGAFFAGVGGALMGSLITTIDPKMFNFQLTFNILMFVVVGGLGSITGSIIGTVVITVLLEWLRFVEDSITIGSWEFAGIPGMRMLIFSLLLLFIILYRREGIIGGYEFSWDSASRLAKRIFKGKGARANG, encoded by the coding sequence ATGATGAAAAATTCAAAGAAGCTTATTCTTAATGCTCTCTCTCTCGGCCTCCTCGCCCTCTTTCTCTGGTGGGCGCAGGGGAACCTCGACGGCTACAAGATACAGGTGCTGAACCTTATCGCCGTCAACGCGATACTGGCGATCAGCCTTAACCTCATCTACGGTTTCACCGGTATGTTCTCGCTGGCCCACGCGGGCTTCATGGCCATCGGCGCCTATGTGACGGCGATCCTCATCCTGCCCGCGGCGCAGAAGGAGATGATGTACATCCTGGAGCCGATGATGTGGCCCTTCTCCGTGATGCACGCCCCCTTCTTTATCGCCGTTATCGCGGGCGGCCTTGTCGCGGCCTTTGTCGGCCTGCTGATGGCGCTTCCCTGCCTTAAGCTCGGCGGCGACTATCTCGGCATCGCGACGCTCGGCTTCGGTGAGATAATCCGCGTCCTCTTCACGAATATGACGCCGGTCACCAACGGCGCGCTTGGCCTCAAGGGCATCCCGGCCTACGCCAATTTGGGCTGGAATTACTTCTGGTGCGTCATCACCTGCTACGTGATAATCAAGCTGCTCTCCAGCAACTTCGGCAACACCCTGCGCGCCGTACGCGACGACGAGGTCGCGGCGAAGGCGATGGGGATAAATACCTTCCGCACCAAGACGATATCCTTCGTCGTCGGCGCCTTTTTCGCGGGCGTGGGCGGCGCGCTGATGGGCAGCCTCATCACTACGATCGACCCGAAGATGTTCAACTTCCAGCTGACCTTCAACATCCTGATGTTCGTCGTCGTCGGCGGCCTCGGCTCGATAACGGGTTCCATCATCGGCACGGTGGTCATCACCGTGCTGCTTGAATGGCTGCGTTTCGTCGAAGATTCCATAACGATCGGTTCGTGGGAGTTCGCGGGGATACCGGGCATGAGAATGCTGATTTTCTCACTGCTCCTGCTCTTCATCATCCTCTACCGCCGCGAGGGCATAATCGGCGGCTATGAATTCAGCTGGGACAGCGCCTCTCGCCTCGCAAAGCGTATCTTCAAGGGAAAGGGGGCGCGCGCGAATGGCTGA